One window of Vanessa cardui chromosome 5, ilVanCard2.1, whole genome shotgun sequence genomic DNA carries:
- the LOC124530051 gene encoding uncharacterized protein LOC124530051, with protein MCFKLLSLYLTINVCMADEMFASLYKSLEANRVTACAQGSGTRACAGLVWQQRWVLAKASCVIPYSFAAIYVKRGVVDCSQNINTQSSIASGDSCTHHVVAIYKHPMYPEQDLALLQLDWPIASKELVDNHTIDGNIINKLDDWLKNIKFTEAKHFHTTWGYKRSYHKMYSTPMRMFLVTVVLPSTSFIVLFLFIIFFTGKSKQGNKIPYRNLKNENKETTYV; from the exons atgtgtttcaaACTGTTGTCTCTTTACTTGACGATAAACGTCTGCATGGCGGACGAGATGTTCGCGAGCCTGTACAAGTCGCTCGAGGCGAACCGCGTGACAGCGTGCGCGCAGGGCTCCGGCACGCGCGCCTGTGCCGGCCTCGTGTGGCAGCAGCGCTGGGTACTCGCAAAGGCTTCCTGCGTTATCCCTTACTCTTTTGCTGCTATTTACGTGAAGAGAGGGGTTGTCGACTGTAGTCAAA ATATTAATACTCAGTCATCGATTGCATCCGGTGACTCATGCACGCATCACGTAGTTGCGATTTACAAGCATCCAATGTACCCGGAGCAGGACCTGGCACTTCTACAACTCGACTGGCCCATCGCCTCCAAAGAGCTTGTCGACAACCATACTATCGATggcaatataattaataa ACTGGATGATTGGTTGAAAAACATTAAGTTTACTGAAGCTAAGCATTTCCATACAACATGGGGTTATAAAAGAAGCTATCATAAGATGTACTCCACACCAATGAGAATGTTTCTTGTGACTGTAGTATTACCGTCCACTtcctttattgtattatttttgttcatcATATTCTTTACTGGTAAGAGCAAGCAAGGTAACAAAATTCCATATAGGAATCTTAAGAATGAGAACAAGGAAACTACATATGTATAA
- the LOC124530052 gene encoding 28S ribosomal protein S33, mitochondrial → MATNFVKYSQLINNSTKYAQRMKRLSNRIFSEVAIPTNSRSMKVVKIFAARPLHTNEEIIHYYPRHVETHALMLKLREYGLFRDEHQDFKEEMKRLRELRGKVKVWKRKLNQEQKES, encoded by the coding sequence ATGGCGACGAATTTTGTCAAATATTCTCAACTTATAAACAACTCGACGAAATATGCACAGCGGATGAAGAGGTTATCTAACAGAATATTCAGTGAAGTCGCGATACCGACCAACTCTCGTTCGATGAAAGTGGTAAAAATTTTCGCTGCTAGGCCACTGCATACCAACGAGGAGATCATTCACTACTACCCTCGGCATGTGGAGACACATGCCTTGATGCTAAAACTGCGCGAATACGGTTTATTCCGTGATGAACATCAAGACTTCAAAGAAGAGATGAAGAGACTTCGAGAGTTGCGCGGCAAAGTTAAAGTTTGGAAAAGAAAACTAAATCAGGAGCAAAAAGAGTCTTAG